A single genomic interval of Gossypium raimondii isolate GPD5lz chromosome 11, ASM2569854v1, whole genome shotgun sequence harbors:
- the LOC105761779 gene encoding BTB/POZ domain-containing protein FBL11 isoform X2: MASSSGDDEFVVLVCSDPNNQIETDISNEEIFISTTDFSTWDYPSTLSFSTFKIQAHRNRLIEESSYFRGLLSGSFSESCLDYISIQWQSETFLNVVRCIFGFRLDITSKNFIPLFQAALYFGVEMLLMQLKSWLSEASLSKDPGLFQIQLEDLIDIWDFGLELDNGFVQEICASYLARNFMWAMSNKIFKDTPYELLLLCIKHPHLTIDGEKHLSDALLIWLHSNTEQLERSSKTECEFFDILKQIRISLLPLWFAAGKRSSISFSELANESVDSIFKLMKVTPKGSMNVLGDGDLSHLRIRLTKYSKKVDLSGCPQITPMILLLSFLPNNHNSYLALRKTIKESASNFEQADGSKCQITQSLLPTLSFEAVLEVDISGCLKLPLEDAIDYFSNSFPFLRRVKAAYLLNFKMTTLYRLIQKCSLVSEVDITVDVNPLISSQLSVISSSSAVISVAPNRAYFVGDKFSMTSLYHLGPSLSNITKLTLEGRSDVCDSHIQYISKFCASLCYLNLKGCISVTDVCMANLIRRCTKLQSLLVCHTSFGMNSVLALCNASPSFSNSQSAQFGKRPLDSLASNLQLLHMGGCKCADEASLLELLSQTQMLKSLCLRDTNLVDSALCSFSGSLLEVLDVSNTMVISDCMIINILTSLRQLQTLALCYCLGDISVSSFNLSMPNLRILKLERVTPWMTNNDLVLLTRNCANLVELSLLGSKLNSDAQCIISHGWPGLISLHLEDCGEVTENGVSSLFNCIALENLLLRHNGSGIQRNFILEAASKMPMLRQVALDVCDAKEGDFDLPDDADRYSLRSVKIARCKSTRCNVGSHFADTTRKPVHRETLVLVWNSTNVVRTVVKERL, from the exons ATGGCGTCAAGCTCCGGCGACGATGAGTTCGTTGTTCTCGTATGCTCCGATCCTAATAACCAGATCGAAACTGATATCTCCAATGAAGAAATCTTTATTTCCACAACGGATTTCTCCACTTGGGATTACCCTTCCACTCTCTCTTTCTCAACGTTCAAAATCCAAGCTCATCGGAATAG GCTTATTGAAGAATCTTCCTACTTCCGTGGCCTTCTCAGTGGAAGTTtcag TGAATCATGCTTGGACTATATTTCAATCCAGTGGCAATCGGAAACGTTTTTGAATGTCGTTAGATGCATCTTTGGCTTCCGTTTAGACATCACTTCTAAGAATTTCATCCCTCTTTTCCAG GCAGCGCTTTATTTCGGAGTGGAAATGCTTCTCATGCAGTTGAAATCTTGGCTTTCTGAGGCGTCCTTATCCAAGGATCCTGGGCTGTTTCAAATACAATTAGAGGATCTGATCGATATATGGGATTTTGGTTTAGAACTTG ATAATGGTTTTGTTCAAGAAATATGTGCAAGCTACCTAGCAAGAAACTTT ATGTGGGCCAtgtctaataaaattttcaaagacacgCCTTATGAGTTGTTGTTACTTTGCATAAAGCATCCCCATTTGACTATAGACGG TGAGAAGCACCTTTCTGATGCACTATTAATTTGGCTTCATTCTAATACAGAACAGTTGGAAAGATCAAGTAAGACAGAATGTgaattttttgacattttaaagcAG ATCCGCATTAGCCTTTTGCCATTATGGTTTGCTGCGG GAAAAAGAAGTTCTATCAGTTTTTCTGAGCTTGCAAATGAGAGTGTTGactcaatttttaaactaatgAAAGTTACACCAAAAGGATCAATGAATGTTTTAGGCGATGGTGACTTGAGTCATCTCAGAATTCGATTGACCAAATATTCCAAG AAAGTGGACCTTTCTGGTTGTCCACAGATAACACCAATGATTCTGCTCTTGTCTTTTCTTCCAAATAACCATAATTCATATTTGGCGTTGAGAAAAACTATCAAAGAATCTGCTAGTAACTTTGAACAAGCTGATGGAAGTAAATGTCAAATCACACAGAGTTTGCTGCCTACTTTGTCCTTTGAAGCAGTACTAGAGGTGGATATATCAGGTTGTCTGAAGCTACCTCTTGAAGATGCTATTgattacttttcaaattcatttccatttttaagaAGGGTGAAAGCTGCTTATCTTTTGAACTTCAAGATGACCACTTTGTATAGGTTGATTCAGAAGTGTTCTCTGGTCTCTGAAGTTGATATAACTGTTGACGTAAATCCACTTATTTCATCACAACTGTCAGTTATATCCTCAAGCTCAGCTGTAATTTCAGTGGCACCAAACAGGGCATATTTTGTTGGTGATAAGTTTTCTATGACATCTCTTTATCATTTGGGACCTTCACTATCAAATATCACAAAGCTGACATTGGAGGGCAGAAGTGATGTCTGTG ATTCGCACATCCAGTATATCTCAAAATTCTGTGCCTCCTTATGTTATTTGAATCTTAAGGGGTGCATCTCAGTGACAGATGTCTGCATGGCAAATCTTATTCGCAGATGTACAAAGCTACAGTCACTTCTAGTTTGTCATACTTCTTTTGGAATGAATTCAGTTCTAGCTCTTTGCAATGCTAGTCCTAGTTTTAGTAATTCTCAGTCTGCACAGTTTGGAAAAAGACCTTTGGATTCATTGGCGTCTAATCTTCAATTACTGCACATGGGTGGCTGCAAGT GTGCCGATGAAGCTTCTTTACTAGAGCTTTTGTCCCAAACACAAATGCTGAAGAGTCTTTGCTTGAGGGACACAAATCTTGTTGACAGTGCTCTTTGTAGCTTCTCGGGTTCTCTCTTGGAGGTGCTTGATGTTTCAAATACAATG GTAATATCTGATTGCATGATAATCAACATACTGACATCCTTAAGGCAATTGCAAACTTTGGCTTTGTGCTACTGTCTTGGTGATATATCCGTTTCAAGCTTCAACTTATCTATGCCAAATCTGCGGATATTGAAGCTCGAGAGAGTAACTCCTTGGATGACTAATAATGACTTGGTTCTTCTGACTCGGAACTGTGCAAACTTGGTTGAACTTTCCTTGTTAGGATCCAAACTTAATTCAG ATGCTCAATGTATCATTTCACACGGATGGCCAGGCTTGATTTCTCTCCATCTCGAG GACTGTGGGGAAGTGACCGAAAATGGCGTTTCTTCTCTTTTCAACTGCATTGCTCTTGAAAATCTCTTGCTTCGCCATAAT GGCTCTGGTATACAAAGAAACTTCATCCTTGAAGCTGCTTCAAAA ATGCCAATGCTTCGGCAAGTAGCGCTCGATGTGTGTGATGCAAAAGAAGGTGATTTCGACCTTCCAGAT GATGCTGACAGGTATTCTTTGAGAAGTGTGAAGATTGCCCGATGCAAGTCGACTAGATGCAATGTAGGCTCCCATTTTGCAGACACTACTAGAAAACCAGTGCATAGGGAGACACTAGTACTGGTATGGAACAGCACAAATGTTGTTAGAACAGTCGTGAAGGAAAGGCTATAG
- the LOC105761779 gene encoding BTB/POZ domain-containing protein FBL11 isoform X1, with translation MASSSGDDEFVVLVCSDPNNQIETDISNEEIFISTTDFSTWDYPSTLSFSTFKIQAHRNRLIEESSYFRGLLSGSFSESCLDYISIQWQSETFLNVVRCIFGFRLDITSKNFIPLFQAALYFGVEMLLMQLKSWLSEASLSKDPGLFQIQLEDLIDIWDFGLELDNGFVQEICASYLARNFMWAMSNKIFKDTPYELLLLCIKHPHLTIDGEKHLSDALLIWLHSNTEQLERSSKTECEFFDILKQIRISLLPLWFAAGKRSSISFSELANESVDSIFKLMKVTPKGSMNVLGDGDLSHLRIRLTKYSKKVDLSGCPQITPMILLLSFLPNNHNSYLALRKTIKESASNFEQADGSKCQITQSLLPTLSFEAVLEVDISGCLKLPLEDAIDYFSNSFPFLRRVKAAYLLNFKMTTLYRLIQKCSLVSEVDITVDVNPLISSQLSVISSSSAVISVAPNRAYFVGDKFSMTSLYHLGPSLSNITKLTLEGRSDVCDSHIQYISKFCASLCYLNLKGCISVTDVCMANLIRRCTKLQSLLVCHTSFGMNSVLALCNASPSFSNSQSAQFGKRPLDSLASNLQLLHMGGCKCADEASLLELLSQTQMLKSLCLRDTNLVDSALCSFSGSLLEVLDVSNTMISGAALHHVVCTNPGLKCLNARGCKNLFQPENTKKEAKISSSYSCEELFIELGRTCRLEEIALGWGLSYFSLQALKPAILSLRVMTVGLGGTLPEDSLRLLPTTCPLLESLVLYFQVISDCMIINILTSLRQLQTLALCYCLGDISVSSFNLSMPNLRILKLERVTPWMTNNDLVLLTRNCANLVELSLLGSKLNSDAQCIISHGWPGLISLHLEDCGEVTENGVSSLFNCIALENLLLRHNGSGIQRNFILEAASKMPMLRQVALDVCDAKEGDFDLPDDADRYSLRSVKIARCKSTRCNVGSHFADTTRKPVHRETLVLVWNSTNVVRTVVKERL, from the exons ATGGCGTCAAGCTCCGGCGACGATGAGTTCGTTGTTCTCGTATGCTCCGATCCTAATAACCAGATCGAAACTGATATCTCCAATGAAGAAATCTTTATTTCCACAACGGATTTCTCCACTTGGGATTACCCTTCCACTCTCTCTTTCTCAACGTTCAAAATCCAAGCTCATCGGAATAG GCTTATTGAAGAATCTTCCTACTTCCGTGGCCTTCTCAGTGGAAGTTtcag TGAATCATGCTTGGACTATATTTCAATCCAGTGGCAATCGGAAACGTTTTTGAATGTCGTTAGATGCATCTTTGGCTTCCGTTTAGACATCACTTCTAAGAATTTCATCCCTCTTTTCCAG GCAGCGCTTTATTTCGGAGTGGAAATGCTTCTCATGCAGTTGAAATCTTGGCTTTCTGAGGCGTCCTTATCCAAGGATCCTGGGCTGTTTCAAATACAATTAGAGGATCTGATCGATATATGGGATTTTGGTTTAGAACTTG ATAATGGTTTTGTTCAAGAAATATGTGCAAGCTACCTAGCAAGAAACTTT ATGTGGGCCAtgtctaataaaattttcaaagacacgCCTTATGAGTTGTTGTTACTTTGCATAAAGCATCCCCATTTGACTATAGACGG TGAGAAGCACCTTTCTGATGCACTATTAATTTGGCTTCATTCTAATACAGAACAGTTGGAAAGATCAAGTAAGACAGAATGTgaattttttgacattttaaagcAG ATCCGCATTAGCCTTTTGCCATTATGGTTTGCTGCGG GAAAAAGAAGTTCTATCAGTTTTTCTGAGCTTGCAAATGAGAGTGTTGactcaatttttaaactaatgAAAGTTACACCAAAAGGATCAATGAATGTTTTAGGCGATGGTGACTTGAGTCATCTCAGAATTCGATTGACCAAATATTCCAAG AAAGTGGACCTTTCTGGTTGTCCACAGATAACACCAATGATTCTGCTCTTGTCTTTTCTTCCAAATAACCATAATTCATATTTGGCGTTGAGAAAAACTATCAAAGAATCTGCTAGTAACTTTGAACAAGCTGATGGAAGTAAATGTCAAATCACACAGAGTTTGCTGCCTACTTTGTCCTTTGAAGCAGTACTAGAGGTGGATATATCAGGTTGTCTGAAGCTACCTCTTGAAGATGCTATTgattacttttcaaattcatttccatttttaagaAGGGTGAAAGCTGCTTATCTTTTGAACTTCAAGATGACCACTTTGTATAGGTTGATTCAGAAGTGTTCTCTGGTCTCTGAAGTTGATATAACTGTTGACGTAAATCCACTTATTTCATCACAACTGTCAGTTATATCCTCAAGCTCAGCTGTAATTTCAGTGGCACCAAACAGGGCATATTTTGTTGGTGATAAGTTTTCTATGACATCTCTTTATCATTTGGGACCTTCACTATCAAATATCACAAAGCTGACATTGGAGGGCAGAAGTGATGTCTGTG ATTCGCACATCCAGTATATCTCAAAATTCTGTGCCTCCTTATGTTATTTGAATCTTAAGGGGTGCATCTCAGTGACAGATGTCTGCATGGCAAATCTTATTCGCAGATGTACAAAGCTACAGTCACTTCTAGTTTGTCATACTTCTTTTGGAATGAATTCAGTTCTAGCTCTTTGCAATGCTAGTCCTAGTTTTAGTAATTCTCAGTCTGCACAGTTTGGAAAAAGACCTTTGGATTCATTGGCGTCTAATCTTCAATTACTGCACATGGGTGGCTGCAAGT GTGCCGATGAAGCTTCTTTACTAGAGCTTTTGTCCCAAACACAAATGCTGAAGAGTCTTTGCTTGAGGGACACAAATCTTGTTGACAGTGCTCTTTGTAGCTTCTCGGGTTCTCTCTTGGAGGTGCTTGATGTTTCAAATACAATG ATTTCTGGCGCGGCATTACATCATGTTGTCTGCACAAATCCTGGCCTTAAGTGTTTGAATGCAAGAGGTtgtaaaaatttgtttcaaccagaaaatacaaaaaaagaggCAAAAATCTCTTCCTCATATTCATGTGAAGAACTCTTTATCGAGCTTGGTAGGACATGCCGATTAGAAGAAATTGCACTAGGATGGGGGctttcatacttttctttacaagCCCTAAAACCTGCAATTTTGTCGTTGAGAGTAATGACTGTGGGTTTGGGTGGAACATTACCTGAAGATTCACTGAGATTACTGCCCACCACATGTCCTTTGTTGGAATCATTAGTTCTTTATTTTCAG GTAATATCTGATTGCATGATAATCAACATACTGACATCCTTAAGGCAATTGCAAACTTTGGCTTTGTGCTACTGTCTTGGTGATATATCCGTTTCAAGCTTCAACTTATCTATGCCAAATCTGCGGATATTGAAGCTCGAGAGAGTAACTCCTTGGATGACTAATAATGACTTGGTTCTTCTGACTCGGAACTGTGCAAACTTGGTTGAACTTTCCTTGTTAGGATCCAAACTTAATTCAG ATGCTCAATGTATCATTTCACACGGATGGCCAGGCTTGATTTCTCTCCATCTCGAG GACTGTGGGGAAGTGACCGAAAATGGCGTTTCTTCTCTTTTCAACTGCATTGCTCTTGAAAATCTCTTGCTTCGCCATAAT GGCTCTGGTATACAAAGAAACTTCATCCTTGAAGCTGCTTCAAAA ATGCCAATGCTTCGGCAAGTAGCGCTCGATGTGTGTGATGCAAAAGAAGGTGATTTCGACCTTCCAGAT GATGCTGACAGGTATTCTTTGAGAAGTGTGAAGATTGCCCGATGCAAGTCGACTAGATGCAATGTAGGCTCCCATTTTGCAGACACTACTAGAAAACCAGTGCATAGGGAGACACTAGTACTGGTATGGAACAGCACAAATGTTGTTAGAACAGTCGTGAAGGAAAGGCTATAG
- the LOC105761776 gene encoding serine/threonine-protein kinase D6PKL1 yields the protein MGSYTGTCEIVEAGSELKPVQRSVRSSRLHSGSGLSDKDRKPPVLKLGYKDSLEGDINRLFESINLKGPKGLSVSYQGDASSSSLKKNALKKPIAMGMPHSPRIGGSERLSLKHALRDLCISRASEMAAMKRLSMSTSSPRFSEAGRIKSLFDSVVVESSGGSGHRIDEGNQGVVEISLVPEESKLQSLSQSTNSSPRFVRATTEISTEASTSSRTDVSASRKVGTKAPKAKLHRKEEHTSAGNNTVEPEKTVPASTKLPKRASTPKSGRKVRLQVVATSSSMNGNKVNRMTRNAPRVAKTVVRNKSLVKKKIKPESISTTSNGVNSSSDSTMSQLVCQRCQCSMKNSSNESNQDSMKSNASGVSAEVNSNPVKLAENNSNKTQPPIPRAKKKSPKSRGKGDFSQSPSSLGDSTSTSISDYSNLSRSSCGNRPHMSKDVKWEAIRHVKIQDGILGLRHFNLLKKLGCGDIGTIYLAELIGTNCFFALKIMDNEYLVRRKKMPRAQTEREILRMLDHPFLPTLYTQFTSDNLSCLVMEYCPGGDLHVLRQRQPGRCFSEPAARFYVAEVLLALEYLHMLGVIYRDLKPENILVREDGHIMLTDFDLSLRCSVNPTLLKSSSNLDPARMSGSCGGSGCAEPFCIEPSCQIRCFSPRLSPAPTKTKTVRPSHASQVRSLPQLVAEPTDARSNSFVGTHEYLAPEIIKGEGHGAAVDWWTYGVFLYELLYGKTPFKGAGNDETLANVVLQSLTFPESPIVSVQARELIRGLLVKEPENRLGTEKGAAEIKQHPFFEGLNWALIRCAVPPELPELYEFGFPAVMSPKTKSNYLECKAAGEQLEFELF from the exons ATGGGTTCATATACTGGTACTTGTGAAATTGTTGAGGCGGGCAGTGAGTTGAAACCAGTACAACGATCTGTCCGGTCATCTCGATTGCATTCTGGATCAGGTTTAAGTGACAAAGATCGGAAGCCACCTGTGTTGAAACTAGGATACAAGGATTCTCTTGAAGGTGATATTAATCGGCTTTTCGAGTCTATCAATCTTAAAGGTCCGAAAGGTTTAAGTGTTTCGTATCAAGGAGATGCAAGCTCGAGCTCTTTAAAGAAAAATGCTTTGAAGAAACCGATTGCAATGGGGATGCCCCATTCCCCGAGAATAGGTGGCTCGGAGCGGTTGtcattaaaacatgcattaaGGGATCTTTGTATTTCCAGGGCATCGGAAATGGCTGCTATGAAAAGATTATCGATGTCAACTAGTTCTCCGAGGTTCTCCGAAGCTGGAAGGATAAAAAGTTTGTTCGATTCGGTTGTAGTTGAATCTAGCGGTGGATCTGGTCATCGGATAGATGAAGGTAACCAAGGCGTGGTTGAAATATCGTTGGTGCCTGAAGAAAGCAAATTGCAGTCATTGAGCCAAAGTACTAATTCTTCACCTCGGTTTGTTCGTGCCACGACAGAAATTAGCACTGAAGCTTCTACATCGAGTCGAACTGATGTTTCTGCATCGAGAAAAGTTGGAACTAAAGCACCAAAAGCAAAGCTTCATCGGAAAGAGGAGCATACTTCTGCTGGTAATAATACAGTAGAACCGGAAAAGACTGTGCCAGCTTCAACAAAGTTACCAAAACGAGCATCAACACCAAAGTCGGGACGAAAGGTCCGGCTGCAAGTTGTTGCTACTTCTAGCTCAATGAATGGCAACAAGGTAAACAGGATGACAAGAAATGCACCACGGGTAGCCAAAACGGTTGTCCGGAACAAGAGTTTGgtcaagaagaaaataaagcCGGAATCCATTTCCACCACTAGCAACGGAGTTAACAGCAGCTCGGATTCCACTATGAGTCAATTAGTTTGTCAGAGATGTCAATGCTCTATGAAGAATTCAAGTAACGAGTCTAATCAAGATTCCATGAAGTCAAATGCATCCGGGGTTAGTGCTGAAGTTAACTCAAATCCTGTGAAATTGGCTGAAAACAATTCTAACAAAACCCAACCTCCCATTCCGAGGGCTAAAAAAAAGAGCCCAAAATCGAGAGGTAAGGGAGACTTTTCCCAAAGTCCGAGTAGCCTTGGTGATAGTACTAGCACGAGCATTAGTGATTACAGCAATTTAAGCCGGTCTAGCTGTGGGAATAGACCTCATATGTCCAAGGACGTTAAATGGGAAGCCATCCGACATGTTAAGATACAGGATGGAATCTTGGGGTTGAGacatttcaatcttttaaaGAAGCTCGGTTGTGGGGACATCGGGACAATATATCTTGCTGAACTTATTGGTACAAACTGCTTCTTTGCGTTAAAGATCATGGACAACGAATATTTGGTAAGAAGGAAGAAAATGCCGAGGGCTCAAACTGAGAGAGAAATATTAAGGATGCTCGATCATCCTTTTCTACCAACGTTATATACACAATTCACTTCCGATAACTTATCTTGTTTGGTTATGGAGTATTGTCCGGGTGGAGACCTTCATGTCCTTCGTCAAAGGCAGCCTGGGAGATGTTTTTCCGAGCCCGCAGCTAG GTTTTATGTAGCTGAGGTCCTTCTCGCCTTGGAGTACTTGCACATGCTTGGAGTTATTTACCGCGATTTGAAACCCGAAAACATTCTTGTTCGAGAAGACGGCCATATTATGCTCACGGATTTTGATCTTTCACTTAGATGCTCGGTTAATCCAACTCTTCTAAAATCCTCATCGAATTTGGATCCTGCAAGGATGTCTGGTTCGTGTGGAGGATCGGGTTGCGCTGAACCCTTTTGCATTGAACCATCGTGTCAAATCCGTTGCTTCAGTCCTAGGTTATCGCCTGCTCCTACAAAAACAAAGACGGTAAGACCAAGCCATGCTTCCCAAGTTAGATCATTGCCACAACTCGTGGCCGAGCCTACTGATGCAAGATCCAATTCCTTCGTTGGAACACATGAGTACTTGGCTCCCGAGATCATTAAAGGAGAAGGTCATGGAGCCGCCGTTGATTGGTGGACTTACGGTGTCTTTCTTTACGAGCTTCTCTATGGTAAGACACCGTTTAAAGGTGCAGGGAACGATGAAACGCTAGCTAATGTCGTGTTACAAAGCCTTACATTTCCGGAGAGTCCTATTGTTAGTGTCCAAGCAAGGGAACTCATTCGAGGTTTGTTGGTAAAGGAGCCTGAGAATCGTTTGGGAACGGAAAAAGGAGCTGCCGAGATCAAGCAACATCCGTTTTTCGAAGGTTTGAATTGGGCTTTGATACGATGTGCTGTCCCACCGGAACTACCTGAGTTGTATGAATTCGGGTTTCCAGCAGTGATGTCCCCGAAAACAAAGAGCAATTATTTGGAATGTAAAGCTGCTGGAGAGCaacttgaatttgaattattttaa